One segment of Acidovorax sp. DW039 DNA contains the following:
- a CDS encoding NAD-dependent succinate-semialdehyde dehydrogenase codes for MSYPHTRLFIAGTWQDAADGKTIAVHNPATGKEIGRVAHAGKADLDRALEAAQKGFEAWRDIPAVDRAKTMRRAAALIRERADAIAAIMVQEQGKPLAEAKVETMSAAEIIEWFADESQRVYGRIVPSRNLKAQQMVLKDPVGPVAAFTPWNFPINQVVRKLAAALAAGCSILVKAPEETPASPAELIRAFADAGVPAGTVGLVYGDPAEISGYLIPHPIIRKVTFTGSTPVGKQLAALAGKHMKRVTMELGGHAPVIVAEDADVELAIRVASGAKFRNAGQVCISPTRFLVHESIRAEFVAAFARHAQSLKVGDGLAEGTQMGPLANPRRITAMADLLADAVQQGAQVAAGGQRIGTEGNFFQPTVLNDVPLSARIFNEEPFGPVAAVRGFEKIEEAIAEANRLPFGLAGYAFTTSLKNAHLLAQRLEVGMLWINQAAAPAAELPFGGLKDSGYGSEGGSEAIEAHLNTRLVSIMNP; via the coding sequence ATGAGCTACCCCCACACCCGTCTTTTCATTGCAGGCACTTGGCAGGACGCTGCAGACGGCAAGACCATCGCCGTGCACAACCCCGCCACCGGCAAGGAAATTGGCCGGGTGGCCCACGCTGGCAAGGCCGACCTGGACCGCGCCCTGGAAGCCGCCCAAAAGGGCTTTGAAGCCTGGCGTGACATCCCTGCCGTAGACCGCGCCAAGACCATGCGCCGCGCGGCTGCGTTGATCCGCGAGCGTGCCGACGCCATCGCCGCCATCATGGTGCAGGAGCAGGGCAAGCCCCTGGCCGAAGCCAAGGTGGAAACCATGTCGGCTGCAGAAATCATCGAGTGGTTTGCCGACGAGTCGCAGCGCGTGTATGGCCGCATCGTGCCCTCGCGCAACCTCAAGGCCCAGCAGATGGTGCTGAAGGACCCCGTGGGCCCCGTGGCGGCCTTTACGCCGTGGAACTTCCCCATCAACCAGGTGGTGCGCAAGCTGGCCGCCGCCCTGGCCGCAGGCTGCTCCATTCTGGTCAAGGCCCCTGAAGAGACGCCTGCCAGCCCCGCCGAGCTGATCCGCGCCTTTGCCGACGCTGGCGTGCCCGCAGGCACCGTAGGCCTGGTCTATGGCGACCCTGCCGAGATCTCTGGCTACCTGATTCCTCACCCCATCATCCGCAAGGTCACCTTCACCGGCTCCACCCCCGTGGGCAAGCAACTGGCTGCCTTGGCTGGCAAGCACATGAAGCGCGTGACCATGGAGCTGGGCGGCCACGCCCCCGTCATCGTGGCAGAAGACGCTGATGTCGAGCTGGCCATCCGCGTGGCCAGCGGCGCCAAGTTCCGCAACGCCGGGCAGGTGTGCATCTCGCCCACCCGCTTTCTGGTGCACGAAAGCATCCGTGCTGAATTTGTCGCAGCCTTCGCGCGCCATGCCCAAAGCCTGAAGGTGGGCGATGGCTTGGCAGAGGGCACACAAATGGGCCCCCTGGCCAACCCCCGCCGCATCACCGCCATGGCCGACTTGCTGGCCGACGCCGTGCAGCAGGGCGCACAAGTGGCCGCAGGGGGCCAGCGCATCGGCACCGAGGGCAACTTCTTCCAGCCCACCGTGCTGAACGACGTGCCCCTGTCGGCCCGCATCTTCAACGAAGAACCCTTCGGCCCCGTGGCCGCCGTGCGTGGCTTTGAAAAGATCGAAGAAGCGATTGCCGAGGCCAACCGCCTGCCATTTGGCTTGGCCGGTTACGCCTTCACCACCTCGCTGAAAAACGCCCACCTGCTGGCTCAGCGTCTGGAAGTGGGCATGCTCTGGATCAACCAGGCCGCCGCCCCTGCTGCCGAACTGCCCTTTGGTGGGCTGAAGGATTCGGGCTACGGCTCAGAAGGCGGTTCCGAAGCCATAGAGGCACACCTGAACACCCGTCTGGTGTCCATCATGAACCCTTGA